The following proteins come from a genomic window of Zygotorulaspora mrakii chromosome 8, complete sequence:
- the INA22 gene encoding Ina22p (similar to Saccharomyces cerevisiae YIR024C; ancestral locus Anc_2.652) has translation MMLVRLKKVGLQLIQRSYSVKSAARVPKKSGRTQFDKSMLKPALVVIIFGSMLSHVSNQQKRHAELERRYGLKMEILNDLIGRAKNGDIDFEVDRELKLVNKLFSRHSDFKDFNLEEEADDARGTYDSQTYSKQDILESLNRSTGTQEPESLDDFLKSIIEEADDNLLIERDQNVRKQGQPHHTTLKSSSEGIVEDKQILRREAERESELEDYKPSTEVHLIVENPGELYKAAEETKVTKFL, from the coding sequence ATGATGCTGGTAAgattaaaaaaagttgGATTACAACTCATACAACGGTCGTACTCTGTGAAAAGTGCGGCGCGTGTACCTAAGAAATCTGGCAGAACACAGTTTGACAAATCGATGTTAAAGCCCGCCCTGGTAGTTATAATATTTGGATCTATGCTAAGTCACGTATCAAATCAGCAGAAGAGGCATGCGGAGTTAGAGAGGCGATATGGCTTGAAGATGGAGATACTTAATGATCTCATCGGGAGGGCCAAGAATGGCGATATCGACTTTGAAGTGGATCGCGAATTAAAACTCGTGAATAAGTTGTTTAGTCGACACTCCGATTTTAAAGACTTCAATTTAGAAGAGGAAGCCGATGATGCAAGAGGCACGTATGATTCGCAGACTTACTCCAAACAAGATATTCTGGAGAGCCTGAATCGTTCGACAGGCACTCAAGAGCCTGAATCATTGGACGATTTTCTGAAAAGCATAATCGAAGAGGCAGATGATAATCTCCTTATAGAACGCGACCAAAACGTGAGGAAACAAGGGCAACCCCACCACACGACACTGAAATCTAGCAGTGAAGGAATTGTGGAGGATAAGCAAATTTTGAGACGCGAAGCTGAAAGGGAGAGTGAACTTGAGGATTACAAACCATCTACCGAAGTTCACTTGATTGTGGAGAATCCCGGTGAATTATACAAGGCCGCAGAGGAGACTAAAGTAACAAAATTTCTATAA
- the SEC11 gene encoding signal peptidase complex catalytic subunit SEC11 (similar to Saccharomyces cerevisiae SEC11 (YIR022W); ancestral locus Anc_2.648) has protein sequence MNLRFELTRFLNLCFVLSSAFMFWKGLSLATNSHSPIVVVLSGSMEPAFQRGDVLFLWNRNQRSRVGDVVIYEVEGKSIPIVHRVMREHHSEKNNKQLLLTKGDNNAGNDIPLYANKNIYLNKQSDIVGTVKGYIPQIGYITIWISENKYAKFAMMGLLGLSSLMSNE, from the coding sequence ATGAATCTTAGATTCGAGCTTACCAGATTTTTAAACCTATGCTTCGTGCTTTCTTCAGCTTTTATGTTCTGGAAGGGGCTCTCACTGGCCACTAATTCACATTCCCCAATAGTGGTGGTGTTGTCAGGCTCAATGGAGCCTGCATTTCAAAGAGGCGATGTCTTGTTTTTATGGAATAGAAATCAGAGAAGCAGAGTCGGTGATGTGGTTATTTACGAAGTTGAAGGTAAATCAATTCCCATCGTCCACAGAGTAATGAGGGAACACCACAGTGAGAAGAATAATAAGCAGTTGCTTTTAACAAAAGGTGACAATAACGCAGGTAATGATATTCCCCTGTAtgcaaataaaaatatctATTTGAATAAGCAGAGTGACATTGTAGGAACTGTAAAGGGTTACATTCCTCAGATCGGTTACATAACCATTTGGATCTCGGAAAACAAGTATGCTAAATTCGCTATGATGGGTCTTTTAGGTCTCAGCTCATTGATGAGTAATGAATGA
- the PRP40 gene encoding snoRNA-splicing protein PRP40 (similar to Saccharomyces cerevisiae PRP40 (YKL012W); ancestral locus Anc_2.649): MPDGEWKDARDAKGRVYYYNVKTGKSQWEKPEALFTVQESLLSKHGWKVSKTPEGTIYYYHTESGKSQWDVPQFADENLSKSEAKNIEDVPQTAYIEKSSEAEVKVVPSMVKVKNDQRDVSNLMILNPERKSKEEAEKEFIEMLQQNQVDSTWSFSKIISELGATDPRYWIVDDDPLWKQDVFDKYLTNRTEDQLLKERTETEKFKEAFEQMLRGKNQIKYYTRWSTVRRWIANEPIYKHSVVKEAVKRKTFQDYVKRLKEEREESIKSLKEQAIKELHEYLSNILLNPENRTKNKEDIPILTLQQLLNSYLFEKNKRFMANKHFKILTHADVLKVYLEILGEEEKTLHDKWRALSECCYTRDRIARDNFKGLLREPKLRIRANSNWNDVYPHFKNDERFLQLLGTDGSNALDFFLDYVEELNITIGAHRSMAQTLLIDKKFQWQDDDTKNRSGLIKVLEQNPNFEKVDKIDMDLVIDQLLKVRKEKLIQEAEVQQRILDQKKHLFKLMLHRLYRNLASKPTWEAAYHQLEQTVEFKELASSDVSLKDLYEEFLAECSSIGPHVNTTIPKVSKKRPLTPSIELDY; this comes from the coding sequence ATGCCAGATGGTGAGTGGAAGGATGCCAGAGATGCGAAAGGTAGGGTTTACTATTATAACGTAAAAACAGGAAAGTCTCAATGGGAAAAACCGGAGGCGCTGTTCACCGTGCAGGAATCACTATTATCCAAACACGGCTGGAAGGTTAGCAAAACACCTGAGGGCACAATATACTATTACCACACTGAAAGTGGGAAGTCTCAGTGGGATGTACCTCAATTTGCAGATGAGAATCTCTCAAAAAGTGAAGCCAAGAATATAGAAGATGTGCCCCAGACTGCCTACATAGAAAAGTCATCAGAGGCGGAGGTGAAGGTAGTCCCATCCATGGTGAAAGTTAAGAATGATCAGAGAGATGTCAGTAATCTCATGATATTGAACCCCGAAAGAAAGTCGAAAGAAGAGGCCGAAAAAGAGTTCATCGAAATGCTGCAGCAAAATCAAGTCGATTCTACTTGGTCGTTCAGCAAAATCATCTCTGAATTGGGTGCAACGGATCCCAGATATTGGATTGTCGATGACGATCCACTATGGAAACAAGATGTGTTTGATAAATATTTGACGAATAGAACAGAAGACCAGCTGCTGAAGGAGAGGACTGAAACGGAAAAATTTAAGGAAGCCTTTGAACAAATGCTTAGAggcaaaaatcaaataaaatattACACGCGATGGTCTACAGTTCGAAGGTGGATCGCAAATGAACCAATTTATAAGCATTCGGTGGTTAAAGAAGCTGTTAAAaggaaaacttttcaagattACGTTAAGCGCTTGAAGGAAGAAAGGGAAGAGTCTATAAAGAGTCTCAAGGAGCAAGCTATCAAAGAGCTACACGAATACCTTTCCAATATACTCTTGAATCCGGAGAATCgtacaaaaaataaagaggaTATACCCATATTGACGTTGCAGCAATTGTTGAACAGTTAccttttcgaaaaaaataagagATTCATGGCTAACAAACATTTTAAGATACTAACGCATGCAGATGTGTTAAAAGTTTATTTAGAAATATTAGGGGAGGAAGAGAAAACACTGCATGACAAATGGAGAGCTTTAAGTGAGTGCTGCTATACAAGAGACCGAATCGCTCGTGATAACTTCAAAGGTCTTTTGAGAGAGCCAAAACTACGTATACGAGCCAATTCCAATTGGAATGATGTATATCCGCATTTTAAGAATGATGAAAGATTTCTTCAACTATTAGGAACAGACGGATCCAACGCGTTAGATTTCTTTCTAGATTACGTCGAGGAATTGAATATAACAATCGGTGCACACCGATCAATGGCACAGACACTTCTTatagataaaaaatttcaatggCAAGACGATGATACAAAAAATAGGTCAGGCTTAATCAAAGTGCTGGAgcaaaatccaaatttcGAGAAAGTTGATAAAATAGATATGGACCTAGTCATTGATCAATTGCTCAAAGTGAGGAAAGAAAAGCTCATACAAGAGGCTGAGGTTCAGCAGAGGATTCTGGACCAGAAAAAGCATTTGTTTAAGTTAATGCTCCATAGACTTTATCGAAACCTTGCAAGCAAACCGACCTGGGAAGCTGCCTACCATCAACTTGAACAAACGGTGGAATTTAAGGAGCTTGCTAGCAGTGACGTTTCTCTCAAAGATCTTTACGAGGAGTTCTTAGCTGAATGCTCTTCTATAGGGCCACATGTCAATACAACGATACCAAAggtttcaaagaaaagaccATTGACACCTTCTATTGAATTAGACTACTAA
- the ARC19 gene encoding Arc19p (similar to Saccharomyces cerevisiae ARC19 (YKL013C); ancestral locus Anc_2.650): MSQSLRPYLTAVRYSLEAALTLSNFSSLEVERHNRPEVEVPNTSAELLLQPMHISRNENEQVLIESSVNSVRVSIKVKQADEIEQILVHKFTRFLEQRAESFYILRRTPISGYSISFLITNKHTESMKTGKLVDFIIEFMEDVDKEISEIKLFLNARARFVAEAYLGEFVY, from the coding sequence ATGTCGCAATCACTTCGTCCATATCTCACAGCGGTGCGCTACTCTTTGGAAGCCGCTTTGACGCTGAGCAATTTCTCCTCTTTAGAGGTTGAAAGACACAACAGGCCAGAGGTCGAAGTGCCTAACACAAGTGCTGAGCTTCTATTGCAACCAATGCATATCTCGCGTAACGAGAATGAGCAGGTTTTGATCGAATCCAGTGTAAACTCCGTCAGGGTGAGCATCAAGGTCAAACAAGCAGACGAAATCGAGCAGATTTTGGTACACAAGTTCACACGGTTCCTGGAGCAACGTGCCGAGTCGTTCTACATATTGAGGCGTACTCCAATCTCAGGCTATagcatttcatttttgataacCAACAAGCATACAGAATCGATGAAGACAGGGAAACTTGTTGATTTTATCATCGAGTTCATGGAAGATGTCGACAAAGAGATTAGTGAGATCAAACTGTTTCTCAATGCAAGGGCTAGATTTGTTGCCGAAGCGTACCTTGGGGAGTTTGTATACTGA
- the DAL81 gene encoding Dal81p (similar to Saccharomyces cerevisiae DAL81 (YIR023W); ancestral locus Anc_2.651), whose product MSSGSEISRTDGFLGSNDRNREQSMTQTFNGDKKNEASQSEQPGRQERSNINNEVLSFNDNYTAILQNLASDNSHLFSNTFSQQDMDTPGMAIYKNNSETDNTRNLEHGNSNEKQNLDALLHHYQTLLSKSVNPNNSTFQLNTNPNSNTGTPSAHYGNHTNDNGETHNNNKNGTNKSIITESPCDHCRRRQTKCVIVPNLSNCVQCETKGIKCTFSEQPHRGYKPNDNGSKHVRTNDISNLEAPYKKTKLQNNSIGNENVVQYYTELLQHLNESMSHSASTNHSRDSPYCKPAVNSNTVGTRQPHDPQQQVQQFSSSQSHAQYPRSSFYVGATSIYDINLVNHIKLDHIDQIQLSPSVSLRRVAPNVQFILRDNFNQQLYMKQEQEIDMVEKLIYPHGKVLVEIFFKLIHPHFPILHERVFLEKYARSYRELTAPLLASVYSLALQWWDFHPKLIGFPKPDVASQLNEIAFRTFFDMIERPKLSMVQTGLLLLQCRSECSNNWVLNSAVVALSEELGLGVDCQDWKLPRWERGLRRRLAWAVWCQDKWVALLESRPSHLIFGRNWMVRMLSEEDFPSISPSISESHEASRPNSSMENPLSSGALFDMFPGNEDFVDGTLMFQQVVSLSVILGEIMDTFYTEGGMQVTSKIEQVLKLAKPLQLKLREWYHSLPSKLSMNRFVPRKFNPNATLTLAYFAAEITLHRKIITTLKQDTPKELVQVCRTAAKTRLVAAIEFVRDLKNEHINAFWYTCSTGNLMLIGTFAALLYVTSKTTDEAVGFRDCLRNYIWILKVGAKSFDKASNALNRIHILLTQIPGLLTDEQPREFMPNRSQSPAYNSQQWKSSSSVDLQQSPPNLSQLRNLPAELLQTLTNIQALSPHAMANKNSQSTSSPGYSNPQRSDTNRHHFSYNKAEKSNKNIESSSPSVGNLSPENMHAVSKRDPSTTSNSVPDRMDTTHSSQNSPAIIDKNPQAQTQDRETPSVVGNVKGKPITPQSVNGANVMKASPPLAIHENNREPTSNQGSTISPDSAQDKDESNTSDREECLSALGSGSLSSNNSKESKMES is encoded by the coding sequence ATGTCTTCGGGCTCAGAGATATCGCGAACAGATGGATTTTTAGGTTCAAATGACAGAAATAGAGAGCAATCCATGACTCAGACTTTCAATGGCgataagaaaaatgaagcCTCCCAAAGCGAGCAACCGGGGAGGCAGGAAAGGTCTAACATTAACAACGAGGTACTGAGCTTTAATGATAACTATACGGCAATTCTGCAAAACCTGGCGAGTGATAATTCCCATTTGTTCTCAAATACTTTCAGTCAACAAGATATGGATACACCTGGCATGGCTATCTATAAGAATAACTCTGAAACGGATAATACTCGTAACTTAGAACACGGAAATTCAAATGAGAAACAAAATTTAGATGCGCTTTTGCATCACTATCAAACATTGTTGAGCAAGTCTGTCAATCCAAACAACTCAACTTTTCAGTTAAATACAAATCCGAATTCAAATACTGGAACCCCCAGTGCACATTATGGAAATCATACAAATGATAATGGTGAGACTCAcaacaataataaaaatggTACAAACAAATCAATCATAACGGAATCACCTTGTGACCATTGCAGGCGAAGGCAAACTAAATGCGTTATCGTTCCTaacctttcaaattgtGTTCAGTGTGAAACAAAGGGTATCAAATGTACTTTTTCAGAGCAGCCGCATAGGGGCTATAAGCCAAATGATAATGGCAGTAAGCATGTTAGAACCAATGACATTAGTAATTTGGAGGCACCATACAAGAAAACTAAGCTGCAAAATAATAGTATCGGAAACGAAAACGTTGTTCAATACTATACAGAACTTTTGCAGCATTTAAATGAGTCTATGAGTCATTCTGCATCGACAAATCATTCAAGAGATTCGCCATATTGCAAACCTGCGGTTAATTCAAACACAGTCGGTACCAGGCAACCACACGATCCTCAACAACAGGTACAGCAGTTCTCGTCATCTCAATCGCATGCGCAGTATCCAAGATCATCATTTTATGTCGGTGCAACTTCAATATATGATATTAATTTGGTAAACCACATTAAGTTGGATCACATTGATCAAATACAATTGTCACCATCTGTATCACTACGAAGAGTTGCTCCAAATGTGCAGTTCATATTAAGAGATAATTTTAATCAGCAACTGTATATGAAACAGGAACAAGAGATTGATATGGTTGAAAAACTGATTTACCCTCATGGGAAGGTATTGGTTGagatcttcttcaaattaaTTCATCCTCACTTCCCAATTTTGCATGAACGTGTATTCTTAGAAAAATACGCTAGATCATACCGAGAGTTAACGGCGCCGTTGTTGGCTTCCGTTTATTCACTTGCGTTGCAATGGTGGGATTTTCATCCTAAGTTGATTGGATTTCCAAAACCAGACGTTGCATCTCAGCTCAATGAAATTGCATTTAGAACATTTTTTGACATGATTGAAAGACCTAAACTAAGTATGGTTCAAACAGGCTTGCTTCTTTTACAGTGCAGAAGTGAATGCTCAAATAATTGGGTTTTAAATTCGGCTGTTGTCGCGCTTTCAGAAGAGTTAGGCTTAGGGGTTGATTGTCAAGATTGGAAGCTACCTAGGTGGGAAAGAGGGCTGCGTAGGAGGCTGGCATGGGCCGTCTGGTGTCAAGATAAGTGGGTAGCCCTACTGGAGTCTCGTCCTTCTCACCTGATATTTGGCAGAAATTGGATGGTTAGGATGCTCTCAGAGGAAGATTTTCCCAGCATTTCACCTTCAATTAGCGAAAGTCATGAAGCATCTAGGCCGAACTCTAGTATGGAAAATCCGTTAAGTAGTGGTGCCTTATTTGACATGTTTCCAGGTAATGAGGATTTTGTTGATGGTACATTAATGTTTCAACAAGTGGTATCTCTTAGTGTGATTTTGGGTGAAATCATGGACACATTTTATACAGAAGGAGGTATGCAGGTGACCTCAAAAATCGAGCAGGTATTGAAACTTGCTAAACCTTTACAATTGAAGTTACGCGAGTGGTATCATTCATtgccttcaaaattgtcTATGAACAGATTTGTTCCTAGGAAATTTAACCCTAATGCAACTTTAACATTGGCGTACTTTGCTGCTGAAATCACGTTGCACAGAAAAATCATAACAACTTTGAAACAAGATACACCCAAGGAACTTGTGCAGGTTTGTCGAACTGCCGCCAAGACTAGATTGGTAGCAGCTATTGAATTTGTTCGTGACCTAAAAAATGAACATATAAACGCTTTTTGGTACACTTGCTCTACTGGAAATCTAATGTTGATCGGAACATTTGCAGCTCTGCTGTATGTTACTTCCAAAACGACAGATGAAGCAGTGGGATTTAGAGATTGTCTTCGTAACTACATTTGGATATTGAAAGTCGGGGCAAAGTCCTTTGATAAGGCTTCAAATGCCTTAAACAGAATTCATATTCTTCTCACCCAGATTCCAGGTTTGTTGACAGATGAACAACCAAGAGAGTTTATGCCAAATAGATCACAATCCCCAGCATATAATTCGCAACAATGgaaatcttcttcttctgtaGATTTGCAGCAATCACCTCCTAATCTGAGCCAATTGAGAAACCTGCCAGCTGAGCTTTTACAGACTTTGACAAACATACAAGCCCTCTCGCCGCATGCAATGGCTAATAAGAATTCGCAATCCACATCATCGCCCGGGTATAGCAACCCACAGCGGTCTGATACTAATAGACATCACTTCAGTTATAATAAGGCTGAAAAATccaacaaaaatattgaaagtAGCAGCCCTAGCGTTGGGAATCTTTCTCCAGAGAATATGCACGCAGTGTCTAAAAGAGACCCAAGTACTACGTCAAACTCTGTACCAGATCGAATGGACACTACCCACAGTTCCCAAAATAGTCCCGCAATAATAGATAAAAATCCTCAAGCTCAAACTCAAGATCGCGAAACACCTTCTGTGGTTGGTAATGTCAAGGGTAAACCAATAACACCACAAAGCGTCAATGGTGCGAATGTGATGAAGGCATCTCCTCCTTTGGCTATTCATGAGAATAATCGTGAGCCCACATCAAATCAGGGTTCGACTATATCACCAGATTCTGCTCAAGATAAAGATGAATCAAATACTAGCGATAGAGAAGAGTGTCTTTCTGCTTTAGGTTCTGGCTCgctttcatcaaataattcaaaggaatcaaagatggaatcctga